One region of Acidithiobacillus sp. genomic DNA includes:
- the ispD gene encoding 2-C-methyl-D-erythritol 4-phosphate cytidylyltransferase: MERVWVVIPAGGRGQRFGAAQAKQYVLLRGRPVIAHTLAVFLREPCVAGIQLVLPGEDVATGTWRELLGPVQGPLLPPVVGGAQRADSVRLGLEALLRQGAGGGDWVLVHDAARPCLRREDLLLLLDSLTHSPQGALLAVPVADTLKRAENAHSMGTVDREELWRALTPQAFPLGALLAALEAARGQNLQITDEASAMEWQGWCPRLIHGHGDNIKVTMQDDLVLAAAVLAARDEE; encoded by the coding sequence ATGGAGCGCGTCTGGGTAGTGATCCCGGCGGGAGGGCGGGGACAGCGGTTTGGAGCGGCGCAGGCCAAGCAGTACGTTCTGCTGCGCGGCCGTCCCGTCATTGCCCATACTCTGGCGGTCTTCCTTCGGGAGCCATGTGTTGCCGGCATTCAGTTGGTTCTGCCAGGTGAGGATGTTGCGACCGGTACTTGGCGGGAGTTATTGGGACCTGTGCAAGGGCCGCTCCTGCCCCCTGTCGTCGGCGGTGCTCAGCGCGCGGATTCGGTGCGTCTTGGTTTGGAGGCGCTGCTGCGGCAGGGGGCAGGGGGGGGCGACTGGGTGCTGGTGCATGATGCCGCTCGGCCCTGTCTGCGTCGCGAAGACCTGTTGCTCCTGCTCGACAGTTTGACGCATTCGCCCCAGGGCGCTCTTCTCGCCGTACCGGTTGCCGACACGCTGAAGCGTGCAGAGAATGCGCATTCCATGGGCACTGTAGATCGTGAGGAATTGTGGCGCGCCCTCACACCACAGGCCTTTCCCCTCGGTGCTCTACTGGCTGCGCTGGAAGCGGCGCGTGGACAGAATCTGCAGATCACCGATGAGGCCTCGGCGATGGAATGGCAGGGCTGGTGCCCCCGTTTGATTCACGGGCATGGTGACAATATCAAGGTCACCATGCAGGATGATCTCGTGCTGGCAGCCGCCGTTCTTGCAGCGCGTGATGAAGAATAA
- the ispF gene encoding 2-C-methyl-D-erythritol 2,4-cyclodiphosphate synthase: protein MQLRIGHGFDVHALVTGRLLILGGVTVPYKFGLAGHSDADVLLHAICDALLGAAGLGDIGRHFPDTDVRFAGADSRLLLRHCHQLVQEKGFSVGNVDATIVCQRPKLAAHIPQMRAHIAADLAVELDVVNIKATTTEQLGYTGRGEGIAAHAVVLIQHV, encoded by the coding sequence ATGCAACTGCGTATTGGTCATGGCTTTGACGTACATGCGCTGGTGACCGGTAGACTCCTTATTCTCGGCGGTGTGACGGTCCCCTACAAATTTGGCCTTGCTGGCCACTCCGATGCTGACGTACTCCTTCACGCCATCTGCGATGCGCTGCTGGGGGCGGCGGGCCTGGGCGACATCGGTCGCCATTTTCCCGACACCGACGTCCGTTTCGCGGGCGCAGATTCGCGGCTCCTGCTCCGGCATTGTCACCAGTTGGTACAGGAGAAAGGTTTTTCGGTAGGCAATGTGGACGCGACCATCGTCTGTCAGCGTCCCAAATTGGCAGCTCATATCCCGCAGATGCGCGCCCATATTGCGGCTGACCTCGCCGTGGAGCTCGATGTGGTCAACATCAAAGCGACCACTACCGAACAACTGGGGTATACCGGTCGGGGTGAAGGCATTGCTGCCCACGCCGTCGTTCTGATACAGCATGTCTGA
- the truD gene encoding tRNA pseudouridine(13) synthase TruD, which translates to MSESPPRIYPAEGGLLSAGLRQTPEDFQVTELLPFTASGLGAHHWLVVEKRGLNTQDVANRLARCAGVAVRDVGFAGLKDRHAITQQSFTVPATPGPDPDWASLEDDCLHFRQISRHDRKLRRGVLRGNHFQLILRATTGERSLWDARLQHLIQGGFPNYFGAQRFGHRNLQEAARLLSGQPMRVDRHRRGLLWSAARAALFNLVLAERVRQANWTEILPGEIVQLAGSHSIFLAEDDGLTDLQVRAADWDLHPTGPLPGRGGLAPATVAAVLEASALSARPIIAGAAGDGLRWAQCLAEQGLDAARRPLRARPENLTSHWQDTQTLVLSFFLPAGAFATSCVESLFGQEMADAARLDLCVD; encoded by the coding sequence ATGTCTGAAAGTCCGCCGCGCATCTATCCCGCAGAGGGCGGTTTGCTCAGCGCCGGATTGCGACAAACTCCAGAAGACTTTCAGGTCACGGAACTGCTGCCCTTTACCGCATCCGGTTTGGGCGCCCATCACTGGCTGGTGGTGGAGAAGCGCGGCCTCAATACCCAGGATGTGGCCAACCGCCTGGCGCGTTGCGCGGGTGTGGCGGTCCGCGATGTGGGCTTTGCCGGTCTCAAGGATCGCCATGCCATTACCCAGCAGAGTTTTACGGTGCCAGCCACGCCGGGGCCTGATCCGGACTGGGCCAGTCTGGAAGACGACTGTCTGCACTTTCGGCAGATCAGCCGCCACGACCGTAAATTGCGTCGGGGTGTGTTACGTGGCAATCACTTCCAGCTCATTTTGCGCGCCACCACAGGAGAGCGCAGTCTCTGGGATGCCCGTCTGCAACATCTCATACAAGGTGGGTTCCCCAACTATTTTGGTGCCCAGCGCTTTGGGCATCGTAATTTGCAGGAGGCTGCGCGATTGCTATCCGGGCAGCCGATGCGGGTAGACCGCCATCGGCGCGGCCTGCTCTGGTCCGCTGCCCGTGCCGCCCTGTTCAATCTGGTCCTCGCTGAGCGGGTGCGGCAAGCTAACTGGACGGAGATTCTGCCGGGCGAAATCGTGCAATTGGCGGGTTCGCACAGCATTTTTTTGGCGGAAGACGATGGTCTGACGGATTTGCAGGTGCGTGCCGCCGACTGGGACCTGCATCCTACCGGTCCTCTGCCGGGCCGTGGTGGGTTGGCACCAGCCACTGTCGCCGCAGTGCTAGAGGCATCGGCACTAAGTGCCCGACCCATCATCGCTGGTGCAGCGGGTGACGGCCTGCGCTGGGCACAATGCCTTGCGGAACAGGGACTAGATGCTGCCCGGCGTCCCTTGCGCGCGCGTCCCGAGAACCTGACTAGCCACTGGCAAGATACACAGACTCTTGTCTTGAGCTTTTTTCTCCCTGCCGGAGCCTTCGCTACGAGTTGTGTGGAGAGCCTTTTCGGGCAGGAAATGGCCGACGCAGCGAGGCTTGACCTTTGTGTTGACTAG
- a CDS encoding heavy metal-responsive transcriptional regulator has protein sequence METPVTIGRLAREAGLAAETLRYYERIGLIRPVQRTQSNYRLYDGEAEARLRFIRRAQNLGFSLAEVKELLDISSSVENDMGEVKALTEQKLAEIDFKIADLQRMRTALAQQAERCPGHGSVANCPILASLADAGGAMPVRERWERQDSQSPYSVA, from the coding sequence ATGGAAACCCCAGTGACCATTGGTCGTTTGGCGCGTGAAGCAGGGCTTGCCGCAGAGACTTTGCGCTATTATGAGCGGATTGGACTCATTCGGCCGGTGCAGCGGACCCAGTCCAACTATCGTCTGTATGACGGCGAAGCGGAAGCTCGTCTGCGTTTTATCCGGCGTGCCCAGAATCTCGGTTTTTCTCTGGCAGAGGTGAAGGAGTTGCTGGATATCAGCAGCAGTGTCGAGAATGACATGGGTGAGGTCAAAGCACTCACCGAGCAAAAACTTGCCGAGATTGATTTCAAGATCGCTGATTTGCAACGGATGCGCACAGCCCTTGCGCAGCAGGCTGAGCGTTGTCCCGGTCACGGCTCCGTTGCAAATTGTCCGATTCTGGCCTCCCTGGCCGACGCAGGAGGTGCCATGCCTGTTCGGGAGCGCTGGGAGCGGCAGGATAGCCAGTCGCCCTACAGCGTGGCATAG
- a CDS encoding heavy-metal-associated domain-containing protein has product MECLELSVQGMTCKHCVMAVEKALQNIPGVQQVSVDFDAATAWVEGDGLLPGPLIHAVEEEGYSARLKA; this is encoded by the coding sequence ATGGAATGTCTCGAATTGTCCGTACAGGGCATGACCTGCAAACATTGTGTTATGGCGGTGGAAAAAGCGTTGCAAAATATCCCGGGTGTGCAGCAGGTGTCGGTCGATTTCGACGCCGCGACAGCCTGGGTTGAGGGAGATGGGCTGCTCCCAGGTCCGTTGATTCATGCTGTTGAAGAAGAAGGCTACAGTGCCCGGTTAAAGGCCTAA
- a CDS encoding Smr/MutS family protein: MRRRRPDQPEKQEPVTDAAEADCFLRAVADVRPLPAPPPPPRPAPPPPLPLQRHQDELAVLEALGHGLNGDEVLESGDEWLYLRSGLSPALLRDLRRGRFRIQERLDLHGCTVEEARTELATFLREARQCRWTCVCVIHGKGLGSPGRIPVLKRLVGGWLMRHREVLSFAQARPEEGGSGALRVLLGWPRRG, encoded by the coding sequence GGCGGCGGCGGCCAGATCAGCCGGAGAAGCAAGAGCCAGTGACCGATGCAGCAGAAGCAGATTGCTTCCTGCGGGCGGTGGCCGATGTCCGGCCCCTGCCAGCCCCGCCGCCTCCCCCACGTCCTGCACCACCACCGCCCCTACCGCTACAGCGGCACCAGGATGAGCTGGCCGTTCTCGAAGCACTCGGCCACGGCCTGAACGGCGATGAAGTATTGGAATCTGGAGACGAGTGGCTTTATTTGCGGTCCGGGCTGTCTCCGGCCCTGCTACGGGACTTGCGCCGGGGACGGTTCCGGATTCAGGAGCGGCTCGATCTGCATGGCTGTACCGTTGAAGAGGCTCGTACTGAACTGGCGACATTTTTGCGGGAAGCGCGGCAATGTCGCTGGACCTGCGTCTGCGTCATCCATGGCAAAGGACTGGGATCCCCTGGTCGTATTCCCGTCCTGAAAAGACTGGTGGGTGGCTGGCTGATGCGTCACCGGGAAGTACTGTCCTTTGCTCAGGCTCGCCCTGAAGAAGGGGGCAGCGGCGCATTGCGTGTTCTGCTGGGCTGGCCTCGTCGAGGATAA